TGACCaacaccagcagcgtgaggcCAGCCTCGTGAACGCCAAAAGCGGCCATAGCCAAACGTAGCAACGGAACCTGCATTGACTCGTATAGGAACAACACATTATACATCTATTATAGGACTTGCATTGTCGCCAAAAGAACCTCCAAAGTGTACTCGGCTATAGTTGAAGCATCCGGTAGCAAAACTTTGATGCCGATGCCACCGTTACTTCTTATCACGAGAAAAGCAACGTACCAAAAACATGGTCCGTTATCAACGACACTGGAAATAGCTCCGCCGGTGTTTGTACGGAGTGCTGTTGTTCCGAATGTTTCTCTCTGCTGCCATGGGTTCGGCTCGTTCACAGTTTTATACCATCCAACCGCAAATCCGCAGTTAACTCCTGTTTCAGTCATCCTGCGATGCCAAATCGACCAGTTTGAAAAATTGTATAGGCGCGTCGTGTTGTAGGAGGCTATCGGGTGAAGTCGATATGCGGTGCATCATGTCAACGAATGTGACGCCCTGCAGACGCTTAAATAAGCCACATACAACCTACCAGTGACCCAGGTCCGTTGCACATGTCCACGCACTTAATCGCGCTATAATGTATGCCAACAATGGCGGCGATAGCGGCGAACATCGGCTTACTCGACGACACCGCAATCATGGTGGCGATGATCCCTCCGGCGCTGACCTCAAAACCTTGCACCAAGTAAAACGGAGCATACTTCCGAAACCCACCGTGCACTTTTTTCAGTATATCTGGTGACCTCGAGAACACAGCCCCCTCGTGGTCGGATGCGTTCATCACTACGGCATGCAAGTCTGCGGGAGCTATGCGAACTTCCACCACGTTACCACTAACCGTTGTCAATCACAACTGCGTTGTATCGCTCCGATATAACCTTGCAGCGATTGAGTCTGGCGATATCAGAGTCAGGCTGGCCTTCCTTATCGCCACCTGCCGAGTATCCTGCCTCGTTGTCGGATGCCACTGCGGCGGCAAAATACGCAGTGTTGCCCACAAAGCGTATGATGTGCGGTTTAATAGCGAATAGCTGCGGCATGGTGTGGTTTTTCGAATTTTATTACCATTTCGTCGATGCGCACTAGGTCCTGTGCCGGAATGGCattgcgcaggttgaggtcCACCATTATGGCGTTGCATCCGCTATCCAGCGTTTCATATATTTCCTGAAACGAGGCTATACATGTTTCTCGCCAACGCTTACTTTGCGTGATTCCAGAAGCGAGTCCGCCGAGTCGACGTTTATGTAACAGCCAACGAACCCTGCACCAATTACCAAAATCTTAACGGTTCTTCAAGCGTACCATGTGAATCCTTTCGCTGCGCCATGAGCTCCGATAGTTGTGGTATGTCGGCGGCAGACTGAAAGACGGCCCCAGACGCCAGAACAGCATCAGCGACGCGGCATTCTATCGCCTTGTCGACGTTGCAAGtgagcagcagcggctTGAAGTAGCGCAGCTTCCTCCAGTAAGTGGATGTGAGCTCCAGTAGCTTCTCTGGCGTGCTGTCCTTCACAAAGCGGTGTCCAATACTGACGACCTTGTCCCTCGCTGTGTCGACCTGGGCACAGGAGTCGGCAGCCGATGAAGCTTCGCGGCCGCTCGACCAACATCGTCTCGCACACCCAGCAGCATTTAGGGGTGTAAATGGTAGATAAGAACTGATATGAGCATTCTGCCGGATACTGGCAGCAGCGTTCGCCGAGCATATCGCTCGGACGGATCGCAACGCCTTGGCAGGGCAAAATCTGCCGCCCATCCACAATAGTGCCATCACTGTAACACAACTATAATGCGATGCCAAATAAGTCAGTTGTTGTGCCCTACACCCTGCCTAATGTTTGCCAGGAACACGATACTGAAATGGCCTGGTCGGTCGAACCGGTCGATCCGCCGATCCTCCCGCATATAAAAACTGTCGTGTTGCCAACGCATATAAATTATGTTGTGACTGGTGTACCCGTTCGACGTGAGCGTTATATTATAGTGACTAATGACGTCACCGAGGCGCAGGGCTGCAAGCATTGGTGTGTGCAGAGACGCGACAAAAGGATTGCGTCCATATACCCCGGAAGTAACGCTTTATACCCACCTATACACCTCACCTAACGTACAATATGAGCAGAAGACGGCACTATGAGCCGCTTTTGCACGAGAATAGCACGGTGTTGCCACGCTGTCTGGTATCATGCAACTACCATGGATTCCGCGGCGGAGCATCGCCGGCCACCCGAGCTTGCATAGCTCTAAATATGCAAAGTATACCCGGTATACGAAAGGAATCCTGGCACATCTGCAACAATTGCCGACTTCTCGGGCTATCATTGTGCAGTGTGGTGTAGACGTCGCGCATAGCGCCTTAAGGCAGTAACTTCCCCCGTATGACACCCTTCCATGGGGAAGGACTACATTTAGGAATCCGTTGATGTGACTCGCGCTTAGGCATATAGACGAGATGGACGGATCAGGGTTACGCAGGGGCGCGCTGCCCGGCCACCTCTACAATGAGCGCACCTTCGACGAGCAGGGCGCCGTGacggacgacgatgatgacaaGATGTCGATGTCACGTCCGTTCCTCGGACCGACGGCGCCTGCTAACCGCGGCGCGGCGCCGTACGGTCTCGCCACGCTGATCAGCTCAAGTGGCATGGAGGCGCCTTCTCCTGAGCACGACAGCGGCAGCCCAGCGAGCTTAGCAAGCAACATCGGCACCACTCTGGCGAGCAAGTGGCACCTGTTCAGGAGCACGATATCCGGGACCATCCCGTCAGACACGCCGAAGAGCGACATGGCGACCCACTACGCATCAGACCAATCGTCTTCCAGTCTCTTCGGGCAAGCGGGCGGCCTTGTGAGCTTCAGGTCACCATCGTCGCTGttcagcagcacgttgTCATGGTTGTGGCGGTCGTCTATGACGGTGCTGTCTGTGGGCCAgtggctgctgctgcaggtgcTCGGTATCGCAGTGGGCGTGATTCTGACAGGGCTGATAATCTCCGCCATCAGCGGGCTGCTGatgggcggcgatggcgagTTCGGTCACGTGACCCCGAAGGAGAGGCAGGAGCCGAAAAACACGAAGGCTCCGcccccgccgccgcctccaTCGAGGCCGCCTGTGATGCTGGAGCGCGTGTACTTCAAGGACATCCTGGGCATCGACGAGGCTAAGGAAGAGCTCACTGAAGTCGTGAAGTTCATCAAGCACCCTAAGCTGTACCAGGACATCGGAGCCAAGATTCCTAAAGGAGTGCTGCTCGTGGGCCCGCCTGGCACCGGTAAGACCATGCTGGCCAAGGCCGTGGCCACCGAGGCGAACATCCCGTTCATCTACACGAGCGGTCCTGAATTCGTGGAGATCTTCGTCGGCCAGGGCGCGCAGCGTGTCCGCAACCTGTTCGCGAAGGCGCGCAAACAGGCCCCCTGCATAGTTTTCGTGGACGAGATCGACGCCATTGGGGCTAAGCGCACGTCCGGCGCCATGAGCGGCCAGAACCGCGAGCACGACCAGACTCTGAACCAGCTGCTTGTCGAGATGGACGGGTTCAACATCTCTACCGGCATCACGGTCCTCGCTGCCACCAACCGCCTTGAGGCCCTCGACCGCGCTCTGTTGCGCCCCGGCAGGTTCGACCGCGTGGTTCACATCCCGCTGCCGTCGCTGGATGGGCGCGAGGCCATCCTCCGCCGCTACCTATCCGATGTCAAGTACGACAAGGAGGGTGTGGACATCCGCGCTTTGGCGAAGCTCACCCCCGGCTACTCCGGCGCCGACCTGAAGAACCTCGTGAACGAGGCTGCGCTGATTTGCGTCAGGAACGGCCGCACTCTCGTGGGCACCGAGGACCTCCAAGAAGCGCGCGACAAGGTTGGCATGGGCGCCAAGCGGCGAACTAGCCAGCcggagctgcagcgccgcaTGACCGCGTACCACGAGGCCGGTCACGCGCTCGTGGCCTACCACCTGTACCCGAATACCGACCCGATCCACAAGGCCACCATCATCCATCGAGGGTCCGCGCTGGGCTTCgtggagcagctgccggAAGGCGAGCGCCACAGCTACAAGCTTGCGCAGATGAAGGCCCGGTTGGCGGTGTGCATGGGTGGCCGCATCGCCGAGGAGCTGGTCTTCGGCCGTCAGAATGTGACGTCAGGGGCATCTAGCGACATCACTGCGGCGTCTGAGCTGGCGTACCGCATGGTCACCGAGTGGGGCATGAGCCCTCGTCTCGGCCCTGTGAACCTCAGGCGCATCGGTGGCATTCAGACCCCCCACGGAACCCGCAAGCTGTCACACGACACGGCCCAGGTGGTGGAAAAGGAGGTGGAGCGTCTGGTGGAGGAAGCCCACCACGTGGCGTCGTCGATCATCAGGCGCCACCGTGATCAGCTGGAGCGCATAGCTGAGCGATTGCTGGAGGAGGAGACGCTGACCGGCGAGCAGATCGACAAGCTCATACGCGGCAGCGGGACGTCCGCTGCTGCA
This sequence is a window from Babesia bigemina genome assembly Bbig001, chromosome : I. Protein-coding genes within it:
- a CDS encoding cell division protein metalloprotease FtsH, putative, producing MDGSGLRRGALPGHLYNERTFDEQGAVTDDDDDKMSMSRPFLGPTAPANRGAAPYGLATLISSSGMEAPSPEHDSGSPASLASNIGTTLASKWHLFRSTISGTIPSDTPKSDMATHYASDQSSSSLFGQAGGLVSFRSPSSLFSSTLSWLWRSSMTVLSVGQWLLLQVLGIAVGVILTGLIISAISGLLMGGDGEFGHVTPKERQEPKNTKAPPPPPPPSRPPVMLERVYFKDILGIDEAKEELTEVVKFIKHPKLYQDIGAKIPKGVLLVGPPGTGKTMLAKAVATEANIPFIYTSGPEFVEIFVGQGAQRVRNLFAKARKQAPCIVFVDEIDAIGAKRTSGAMSGQNREHDQTLNQLLVEMDGFNISTGITVLAATNRLEALDRALLRPGRFDRVVHIPLPSLDGREAILRRYLSDVKYDKEGVDIRALAKLTPGYSGADLKNLVNEAALICVRNGRTLVGTEDLQEARDKVGMGAKRRTSQPELQRRMTAYHEAGHALVAYHLYPNTDPIHKATIIHRGSALGFVEQLPEGERHSYKLAQMKARLAVCMGGRIAEELVFGRQNVTSGASSDITAASELAYRMVTEWGMSPRLGPVNLRRIGGIQTPHGTRKLSHDTAQVVEKEVERLVEEAHHVASSIIRRHRDQLERIAERLLEEETLTGEQIDKLIRGSGTSAAA